The genomic window GCCCGACGGAAACCCGCACGTCGACAACGACGTCGGAACCCATCCCCACAGCGCGCTCGTCGGGAGTAGGCGGGGTGTGGTGGTTATCCCAGCTGACGACCGTCGCCGAGAGCAACGGTCCGTCGACCTTGACGTCCTCGACCCGCAAATACAGCTCGGTGTTCTCCGAGTCGTGCGTGCGCAGTGTGACCGTGCTCCCCGCGCACTTTTGCCACTGCCGGACGAACGACACGAAGAGTCGCTGCGCGTCCGTCGATGACGACAGCCGGACGGCGCCCGCGCGCACGCTGAACACCGCCACGCTGAGGTCGGAATTCCAATAGTTCTGGGCAGCCACGGCGCGAACCAGTGCCTCTTCGTACACGACGCGCAGCAGCGCGGAGGTCACCCCGATGCACTCGACGGGCGTCGCGTCGTTGTCATCGCGAATCCCGTTCGGCAGCACCGCGATACCGCCCACTTCGGGTGGGCCCTCCGGCATCAGTTTGTTGCCCACCGCCGCGTTGACCTCGTCGCCGCTCGGCAGGATCTGCTCGAGCGGCACCACCCGCACAGCGCCGCCCGCGCCGGTCGGCCTCCCGGCCACGGTGTCAACGCAGCCGGCGCTCAGCAGGCAGACGGCCAGCAGGCCAACTGCTCGCGTCCCGCCGCGAAAGCCCATGGCTACTTCTTGCCCTTGTCCCCCGCTGAATCGGTGGACAGCGCCGCGACGAACGCCTCCTGCGGAACGTCGACGCGCCCGATGGTCTTCATCCGCTTCTTGCCTTCCTTCTGTTTTTCCAGAAGTTTGCGTTTACGGGTGATGTCACCGCCGTAACACTTCGACAAGACGTCCTTGCGGATCGCCCGAATATTCTCGCGCGCAATGATTTTCGACCCGATGGCCGCCTGCACCGGCACTTCGAACTGCTGGCGTGGGATCAGCTCCTTGAGCTTGGTGGTCATCTTGTTGCCGTAGGCCGAAGCGGCGTCCTTGTGCACGATCGCGCTGAACGCGTCGACGGCCTCGCCCTGCAGCAGGATGTCGACCTTGACCAGGTCGGCCTCCTGCTCGCCGGCCTCCTCGTAGTCGAGGCTGGCGTAGCCGCGGGTCCGCGACTTCAGCGAGTCGAAGAAGTCGAAGATGATCTCCCCCAGCGGCATCGTGT from Mycobacterium shigaense includes these protein-coding regions:
- a CDS encoding sensor domain-containing protein, with protein sequence MGFRGGTRAVGLLAVCLLSAGCVDTVAGRPTGAGGAVRVVPLEQILPSGDEVNAAVGNKLMPEGPPEVGGIAVLPNGIRDDNDATPVECIGVTSALLRVVYEEALVRAVAAQNYWNSDLSVAVFSVRAGAVRLSSSTDAQRLFVSFVRQWQKCAGSTVTLRTHDSENTELYLRVEDVKVDGPLLSATVVSWDNHHTPPTPDERAVGMGSDVVVDVRVSVGPGAQAATRAVDLARVMLQNVASTS